From Impatiens glandulifera chromosome 7, dImpGla2.1, whole genome shotgun sequence:
ATGGCGTGGCGTGGTTCCATTTCCCGGTCTCTCATCTCAACCGCTAGGGCCACGACTTTCCGGTCATCTCCGGCTGCCCCTCGCCTCCGTCCCCCGCCACTTTCCGCTCCTCGCCTCCAGTCTCGCCGCTCATCTTTCGCCAATCCCAGGTACATTGAAACACATATATACGAGGATGCACCTATTTTTATGCATTTTATGACTGAGAATATTCTGTAGGAAACTGGGAGAGTTAGGATGTACTCAATCTCTCATGCCATTGTACGCCGGAGCTACAATGACGGCGCGTCTGGACGTCAACTTGCGCGCTTTCTGCGAGCTTTATAACGGTATCTTTCGCCGTACTTGTCAAGATCGGTAGTATTGTCTTTGTGAGTATTTACCGTTTGTAGGACATGTACATGAGAAAGGAAGTAGTTAGGAAAGAACTGTTCTTCCGTGTAGATTCCAACTTTGAGAGATGTAATCTGTAAAGGGTCTTTTAGTTTCTGAATTTTGGATTATAAGAGAAAATATGGGTTTGGGATTTGATAGGTAGAAGAGGAAAAGATGGGTGATGCACAGCACTATCAATGACAAGATGGCCGAACAGATCATGATAATCTTAATTGTAGGTTCTTATTCCCCTTCTTTTGCTGCATAAATCTACTTCCATAATCATGAATATTCATCACAACCTCTTAGAGGTTTGCTTGAGAGGTGTTCATCTTGGTGTTATTGCTTTGAATTATTCACATAATGATGTTGCTTTTTAGGGTAAATTCATACTTCATTTCACCTGCTGCAGTTGCTTTGTTGTAAATTGTGTTCATAAGATGTTTAGTATCATCATCATATCATATGTATCTTCATTGTCATGGTTGTTTTGCTATCATTTAATATGTTGCATTTTTAGAGATTGTTGTATAAAGTTgcttattatataaaaatggaCTATTTTGGGTATGTTTATAGGTATGATTATACATTTATATGTAATGGCTTTGATAGATCTTAATAAAAGTTCTATTCAATAAATactgtaatttttaaataactgacCTTCCATATACAATTTGCTGCCTGCTGTATTGATATCTTTCTTGTTAGATTGATTGTGTTATTCTTTGATCCTTGGCTTTGGTTTCTGCAGGTACTTAAAAACGGCTATGGTATCTCTTTTGATTTTGTAATTTCTACTCTTTAGGCAGTTGAGGAAGAAGATGGGTGAGCCAAAAGAACCTAGATTCATTCACAGGGAGAAACGATAATAACTAGATTATTCCTATTTTTAGTATTTGTTTTGAGGTTTTTCATTGCTACAACAGTCAATAATTTATGACAGGTTGTTTGGAGCTGTCATTTTTGTTTGTACACTTAAATTTCACCACAGAAATggtattttatttgattaaggtGCTCAATTACATTTTCTTGGGGAAAATCATGTTGGCATCGTTATTGTATTAAaagatagagaattaaatttgaaatacatGAAATGTggaatatttcaaatattaacaTCCTCTGAAAGTTTATGTCTTTGGAAAGGTTATGGATTGCAAATATAAACTCACTGTCTGCAAATATGATTGTAAAAGTGGGCATGAACATTTTAGGTATTGCGGGTGTTTGTTTAGATATAAGATATTTATGTCTAAgtaaattttagttaatgtttggtcaatttatttttgttttatttttgtataaacagGGTGATTCATATAATATTGTAACTGATATAACctaatatacaaaaaaaaaatcatatatatataaataattaacttatataattatatagtattattatttaattataaaatatttatatgatgattacttctttttattaatttaaatctaattaataataaaatataaaataagataaaataaatattaaaataatttatataaatataaggatgaaataatctttttactattttattgtactaacaaacaaacacaaaattataaaacttatataatttatacctcttttatttttccaaccaagcattaataatctatataatttatacctcttaATATCCTATATAAATTATACCcattacaatttatacctataTAATGTATCAAATTGCTCACTTAAAATATAAGTATTCTCAAAATTCATGCcattctaattttataatatgaaaattttaatattgtacctataaattttttaaaaagatattctatttatttttaataaatattattaccgtattttaaatacatattaatggaatattttatttttaaacaggttaaagattatttttttataaaaaaagtcagatttttctaaaatatattttttttaataaatcggGTTTGAGTCGGGTCGAAGTATTTCGTTGATAATTTTAGATCATTCCAAAATTTTGCTATGCCTAATTCAAACTGAGGTTAAGAAGTTTGGGT
This genomic window contains:
- the LOC124945956 gene encoding uncharacterized protein LOC124945956; its protein translation is MAWRGSISRSLISTARATTFRSSPAAPRLRPPPLSAPRLQSRRSSFANPRKLGELGCTQSLMPLYAGATMTARLDVNLRAFCELYNGT